In Capsicum annuum cultivar UCD-10X-F1 chromosome 7, UCD10Xv1.1, whole genome shotgun sequence, one genomic interval encodes:
- the LOC107877935 gene encoding enhanced ethylene response protein 5, with product MASSYLSMGEAHRRVTDFLNRFSDAVSSQDAKSLCLIFSISSNPSFLLSLSDALITFQDASRVIRQADRYSQYADILLPLFRALQSYRLTNLVESYQAFEKAANAFTQEFRNWESAWALEALYVIAYETRILAERADRELSSNGKTPEKLKGAGSFLMKVFGVLAGKGSKRVGALYVTCQLFKIYFKLGTVHLCKSVTRSIETARIFDFEEFPLRDKVTYMYYTGRLEVYNENFSAADHKLSYALNHCNPWKERNIRMILKYLIPVKLSIGILPKTSLLEKYNLTEYNNIVLAFRRGDLRLLRHALQEHEDQFLRSGVYLVLEKLELQVYQRLLKKIYIIQKQKDQNKAHQIKLDLIVRALKWLEIDMDVDEVECIMSILIYKNLVKGYFAHKSKVVVLSKQDPFPRLTGKVIN from the exons ATGGCGTCATCATATTTAAGTATGGGAGAAGCTCACAGACGAGTCACTGACTTCCTTAACCGCTTCTCCGACGCCGTTTCATCTCAAGACGCCAAGTCTCTCTGCCTTATCTTCTCTATCTCTTCAAACCCTTCTTTTCTCCTTTCTCTATCCGATGCCCTCATCACCTTCCAG GATGCTAGCAGAGTAATCAGACAAGCTGATAGATACTCTCAGTATGCAGATatattactccctctatttcgTGCTTTACAAAGTTATCGACTCACAAACTTGGTTGAATCTTACCAGGCTTTTGAAAAAGCTGCCAA TGCGTTTACTCAAGAGTTCCGCAACTGGGAATCAGCTTGGGCTTTGGAAGCCCTTTATGTCATTGCCTATGAAACTAGAATTCTTGCTGAAAGG GCAGACAGAGAGTTATCTTCTAATGGAAAAACACCAGAAAAGTTGAAAGGTGCTGGCTCATTTCTCATGAAAGTGTTTGGAGTCCTGGCTGGAAAAGGATCAAAACGTGTTGGAGCTTTATATGTCACTTGCCagcttttcaaaatttatttcaagCTCGGAACAGTTCACCTGTGTAAAAGTGTTACAAGAAGCATTGAAACTGCCCGCATTTTCGATTTCGAGGAGTTTCCTCTTAGGGATAAGGTCACTTACATGTATTATACTGGGCGGCTGGAGGTGTACAATGAAAACTTTTCTGCTGCTGATCATAAGCTATCATACGCTCTAAACCATTGCAATCCttggaaagaaagaaatataag AATGATACTAAAATATCTGATACCTGTGAAGCTCTCAATCGGCATCTTACCTAAAACGTCGCTTTTGGAGAAGTACAATTTGACTGAG TACAACAACATTGTGCTTGCTTTTAGAAGAGGGGATCTACGACTTCTTCGACATGCTTTGCAGGAACATGAAGACCA GTTCTTAAGGTCTGGCGTTTATCTTGTCTTGGAGAAGCTAGAGCTACAAGTTTACCAGAGGTTACTAAAGAAGAT CTATATTATCCAGAAGCAGAAAGATCAGAATAAAGCTCACCAAATCAAGTTAGACTTAATTGTTAGAGCTCTAAAATGGCTTGAAATTGATATGGATGTTGATGAG GTGGAATGCATCATGTCCATTTTGATATATAAGAACCTAGTCAAAGGTTACTTTGCTCACAAAAGTAAAGTTGTTGTTTTAAGCAAGCAAGACCCTTTCCCCAGATTGACAGGCAAAGTAATCAACTGA